The sequence ACCTGGCTTGTGATTTCTACTCTCCCCGCCCTTTGCGTCCTGATGCTTCTGTGGCGAGCTCCGCGTCCGCAACCCTGATTTCCGGTCTCTGGTTTCTGAATTCTCCTCTGTCCGATTCCTCTTGTTGCCTACTCGCCGACGACAGACACGACGAGTTTCCGGCTGCGCGGGCGGTTGTCGAAATCGAGCAGCACGATCTGCTGCCACGTTCCCAGCGCAACCTTGCCTTCGCGTACCGGGAAAGACTGCGATGCTCCGATCAGGGCGCTACGGAGATGGGCAAAGCCGTTGCCGTCGTCCCAGGTATCGTTGTGGCGGTAGTGCCCGTCCTCGGGCGCAAGCTTCTCCAACGCAGCCTTCAGATCACCGACCGCCCCCGGCTCGAACTCAATTGTCGTGATGCCGGCTGTTGACCCCGGGTTCGCGATGCATACGATCCCGCTCTTGATGCCTGACTTCTCGACGACAGCAATGACCTGGGGCGTGACGTCAATCACGTCGCAGAACCCCTGCGTCGAGACCTCAATCGTAATGCTGTGCACCATCGGTAGAAGCAAGGGTTCTTGGGTTCAGAGGTTCTGGATTCCTGGTCGCTCTTCCGCCGGAGCGGCAATCCTCGGCGCTCTTGACTATTTCCCGATGTCCGGAGGTCAGCAATTCCGGATTCCGGTATCCTAGTTCTGACTTCTGAATGCTCCGGTCAAAGGGAAAAGGGGTCACGCTTGGTCGCGAGTCTGGCTGCAATCTTGTAGATGACCGAGCCTTTGGCGAGTACGCTTCCATCGTGCCCCGGCGCGAAGAATACCAACCCCTCTTTCGATGTCAAGTAGCAGCCGTCGTCTCGAGCAGCGACGGCAACATGTCCGGTGCCAACTGAAGCAAGGACCGGTCGCGGCTGCGGCCCGCAGCCAAGAGCGGCTAGCGGCTGAGGTACGAAGCGGGGTCGCGCAGGAAGTCGGTGGCGAGAGTCACCAGCGCTTTGGTGCCCGTGGCCAGCACCGCCTCGTCCATGTCGAACCGGTCGGAGTGGTTCATCGCGGTGATGCCGCGCTCGGGGTTCGCGCCGCCGAGGAAAAGGAACATGCCGGGAACCTTGTCGAGGTAGCAGGCGAAGTCCTCGGCCCCGAGGTTGGGCTCCATGTCATCGTCCACGTCCGGGAAGCTCCTTTTCAGCACTTCCGAGGCCCGCTTGGTGAACGCCGGGTTGTTCACCAGCGGCGGATAGGCCGGCTCGGCGTCGAGAGTATAGGAAGGGACGGGGGACGAGGGGTGAGGGGTGAGCGATGAACCGAAAGAGAGCATCAGGCCGTCGAGGTTGGACTTGATTGCGCCCGCGATTGTCTCCGAGTCACGTAGATCGTACGCACGAAAGGTCCCGACGACCTCGGCCTCGGCCGGAGTCTGGTTGTGCTGCATCCCTGAGTGCACTTCGCCGAACCCCAACACGTATCTGGCGTTCGGATTCAACCGTTGACGGATGTCGGTCTGAATGGTGCTGATGAACCGGGCTGCAATCTGGATAGGGTCGATGTTCTCCTGCGGGCACATATGGTGTCCCGGCTTGCCCTTGATACTCACCTTGAATGTACGGCTGGAAGCCATGAACGGACCGGGCCTGAAACCGATTCGCGAAAGGGGCATGTTGCCGAAAATGTGAGCGGCGATGATGGCATCGACGCCATCAAGGCAACCGTCGGCAATCATGGAGACGGCGCCGCCGGGCGGTACCTCCTCGGCCGGCTGGAAGATGAGGCGGACATTGCCCGCCAGCTTGTCCCAGTGTTCCTGCAGCCAGCGAGCCGCACCTAGGAGCATCGCCATATGCCCGTCGTGCCCGCACGCGTGCATCACGCCGGCGTTCTGCGATCGGTACTCGCCGTTGAGTTCGGTCTCGGCCTCCTGGATACGGAGCGCGTCCATGTCGCTCCTGAGCGCAATCGTCCTGCCCGTGCCGTTGCCGCGGATGTCGGCAATCACGCCGGTCTCCCCTGCCCGCCGGTTTTCGATGCCGAGCCCATTCAGTACTTCCACGATTCTGTCCTGCGTCTTGCGCTCCTCGAAGCTCGGCTCCGGGTGCTGGTGGAACCAGCGCCTCAGGTTCTTGACCCCCGACACAAGACTATCGTCAAGCTCGATCATCGTTGGACCTCCACTCACTGATGTCGTGACTTCGGCCTGCGAAAAGGGAGACAGCCCCCGGCCGCGAGAACGCGACCGCAGTCAGGTACAGTCACCCATTTTCGGGCGTCGGCTTGGTACACGATCCGGATTGAGGGCAATTGGGTCATGTCCCCGCCGGCTGGCACTTCGGGCAGAAATAGCACGCTCCGCCGAGAAAGGCAATCTTCTGTATCTTGGCGCCGCAAGCTGGACAGGGCTTGCCCGCCGTCTTCACCGACATGATGCGCTCGTATCCGCCCGGCTTGCCGAAGAGGTCGAGTTCGTCACTCCGGCCGCCCCGGGCCGCGACCTCGCGCACCGTCTTGATAATCGCCTCGTGCAGATTCCGGCGCTGGACCGGCGAAAGGTCGGATATTGGTCGGCGTGGGTGCAGACGGGCGCGGAACATGATATCCTGCACAACCGAGTTACCCAGGCCGGCGACTAACTGGTCCTGCGTCAATAGCCCCTTCACGCTTCGCTTCTCCCCTGCGAGCAGTTCATCCACCAACCCGGAGAAGTACCGGAACGTGAACTCCTTGTCCACCGGAGTCGGCCGCATCCCTTTGATGTACTTCCGCTCCTGCTCTCTGCCCTTCTCGAACAGCTCCATCGCGCCCCACATCTGGGTTGTCACCGACAGGGCCGACTTGTCTTCGAACTCGATGAACAGGTGGTACTTCTGCGGCAGGTCGCTGCCCGGTTGGTGGTACAGCAATCGGCCACCGCACTCGCCAAGCACGAGCACGTAGCCCGGCTCAAACGGAATGAACATCCAGCGTCCCTTGGCAACGGCGGCCCCTACCTTCCTACTCCTGGTCAGGCGCTCGAACTCGGCCGGCTTGCGGTTGTACCAGACGAACTTGTGCGGCGAGTTGCCCAGCCGGCCGCGCTCGATGGTCTTGCCGCGCACGGTGTCGTTCATCTGCCGGACGAGCGTGGCGCACTCGGGTAGCTCGAACATGTTTCTACTTCGAGCTGCCCCGCTTTGCGGTCCAGGCGGGCAGCCGGTCGTCGCAGCGGACGTCCTCGGCCGTGTACGCCTGTTGGCCGAACAGCTTGCGCCAGCCGTCAACCAGCTTGTGCCGCACGGCCGGGTCATCCGACCGCGCCGCACACGCATCGCTGTTGTACCCGCAGTAGCCAATCATCTTCTCCGTGTCTGCCTCCTGCCCTGATTCCTAATCAGATGGCCACGAAACCACCGAGACGGATGAAACGGGCCCGGACTCCTCTTCGCGTCTTTCGTGCTTTCGTGGCTTCGCTCTCTACTCCGTGTTCCGGTCCTACTTTGCCCGGGCACCGAGCTTCGCCCGCAGCTTCTCAAGGCGCGGCTGCGCGTCCTTGAACACAGTTATCTTCCAGATGTCCTGCAGCCGCTCGCACGGGAACTTGTCGCAGTGCGCGCAGTTCTCAACTCCCGTCTCCATCGCGCAACAGCGCACCGGACAGGTCAGACAGTGCTGTACGCATCGTGCATCAATCGTTGTGCATCCATCACAAATGATGTAACCCTCAGGCTTCGAGTTCATCCGGCTCTTGAGCAGCCATTGGAAGAACCGCTTCATATGCAGCTTCTCCCCCAGCCGCGGGAACCGATAGGCCGGGCACTTTGCGCAGTCTATGCCACAGTAGGCAATTGCCTTTCTAGCCATCTCCAAAGCATCGGCGCGGGCCGCCGCAAGTCAAGTCAGTCGCAGATGGGGAGCAACCGCAGATTGTTGCCGACGGCCCGGGCGGCTCAGGGCCGGCCCGGCTGTGCCAGCTTGCGGCATATAAACGCGGCGCCGAGGGCCTCCACGAAGCTGAATGGAACCGCAATCGGGAGGATTCCGAGAGGCAGGACCGAGAGGTTCCCGATGACGACCCACATCATCACGAAGCCCATTACCCAGGCGATGAGCGCAGTCTGCCACAGACTGAACCGCCGCGAGATGGCAAAGGTCGTTCCCGCCATCAAGAACGACCAGACCATCCACATCATTCCGTTCACCGGCTTGGACGGAAACTCGAGGTCCATCCCCCGGTAATGGTTCTGCCACCACGATACCAGCACCAACTGGTTCCGCACGAACTCGCAAAGCCCGACCCAGATCCCCGCCACCACGACGGGCAGAACTGTCTTGCCCATCCCCGACTTCGCTGCGCTCACTTTCTTCTCCTGTTGTTTCGGGTGCTTGCTGCGTTGCTGAGCAGGCACGCTGCCCGGCAGCGTTCTCGGGCGATTGTAGGCAACCGCAAAGAACGGGTCAAGGAAGGCTCGCAACGGCCGGAGCCGCCAAACCTGTGGTCACGGACGCAACTTGACCGGCGATGATTGCGTCCTATGCTCTGCTGAGTCACAAAGATGAAGAGGAGGTCGTGTGTTTGACCGATTGGATAAAATGCTCGGACTCGTTCGGGCCGACTATGCGGACCTACGCTACGAACTGGCGCGCGCGACCAGCATCGATTTCAGCGGCCGCGAACTCACCGGGCTCTCGGCCAGTTCGACTGACGGATTTGTCTGGCGCGTGCTCAAGAACGGCGGCTGGTCCCAGGTCTCCTTCACCAAGCCCGAGGACGCGGAGCGGGCTGCCCGCTCGGCCGTGGAGAACGCGGATCTGCTGGCGCGCGGCGGGGCCCGGCCGGTCCGGCTTGCCCCGGTACCGCCG comes from candidate division WOR-3 bacterium and encodes:
- a CDS encoding DUF3795 domain-containing protein, with product MARKAIAYCGIDCAKCPAYRFPRLGEKLHMKRFFQWLLKSRMNSKPEGYIICDGCTTIDARCVQHCLTCPVRCCAMETGVENCAHCDKFPCERLQDIWKITVFKDAQPRLEKLRAKLGARAK
- a CDS encoding amidohydrolase yields the protein MIELDDSLVSGVKNLRRWFHQHPEPSFEERKTQDRIVEVLNGLGIENRRAGETGVIADIRGNGTGRTIALRSDMDALRIQEAETELNGEYRSQNAGVMHACGHDGHMAMLLGAARWLQEHWDKLAGNVRLIFQPAEEVPPGGAVSMIADGCLDGVDAIIAAHIFGNMPLSRIGFRPGPFMASSRTFKVSIKGKPGHHMCPQENIDPIQIAARFISTIQTDIRQRLNPNARYVLGFGEVHSGMQHNQTPAEAEVVGTFRAYDLRDSETIAGAIKSNLDGLMLSFGSSLTPHPSSPVPSYTLDAEPAYPPLVNNPAFTKRASEVLKRSFPDVDDDMEPNLGAEDFACYLDKVPGMFLFLGGANPERGITAMNHSDRFDMDEAVLATGTKALVTLATDFLRDPASYLSR
- a CDS encoding YjbQ family protein; the encoded protein is MVHSITIEVSTQGFCDVIDVTPQVIAVVEKSGIKSGIVCIANPGSTAGITTIEFEPGAVGDLKAALEKLAPEDGHYRHNDTWDDGNGFAHLRSALIGASQSFPVREGKVALGTWQQIVLLDFDNRPRSRKLVVSVVGE
- a CDS encoding endonuclease VIII; translated protein: MRVRRGRMTRPCGTSWLTAGASCSANRRTRPRTSAATTGCPPGPQSGAARSRNMFELPECATLVRQMNDTVRGKTIERGRLGNSPHKFVWYNRKPAEFERLTRSRKVGAAVAKGRWMFIPFEPGYVLVLGECGGRLLYHQPGSDLPQKYHLFIEFEDKSALSVTTQMWGAMELFEKGREQERKYIKGMRPTPVDKEFTFRYFSGLVDELLAGEKRSVKGLLTQDQLVAGLGNSVVQDIMFRARLHPRRPISDLSPVQRRNLHEAIIKTVREVAARGGRSDELDLFGKPGGYERIMSVKTAGKPCPACGAKIQKIAFLGGACYFCPKCQPAGT